The genomic DNA CGGCGTAAAGCAGAACCACGCCCCAGTTGACCCCGGAGTTGAGGTCCTGCCAGCGGACCAGACCCGTGACCAGGAAGAGCACCGCGCCGAGGATGGCGATGGTGCCCATGCCGAACCGGGAGGAGAAGCCCACCCATCCCACCAGGGTCAGGATGAAAAGGAGAATGGCCACGTAGTGGCGGCCCTTGAGCGCGCCTTCGCTGCCCACCTGCTCCTTGAGCTGCGCCACGGCCGGGCCGAGGTCGCGGATGTCGGTCTTGAAGGTGCGTCGCAGGATGAAATGCATGAGCGGCAGTTGGATGAGGAAGATGGGGTAGGCATAGATCATCCACTGGAGGTAGGAGACCGAGTATCTGTAAGTCGCCGGGTCGTCCGGGGCGTAGAAGAAGTCCCGGAGGTAGTCGATCATGATGGCGTTGCGCGCGCCGCCCGACGGGGTGCCGATTCCGGCCATGGCGCAGGCGTAGGAGATGGAGAACAGGAAGAGCACGGCCAGGGCGCGCTGCTTGTCGCGGTCGTCGGTGGCCAGTTGGATCAGGGACAGGGCCACGGGCAGCATCATGGCGGCCACGGTGTGCTCGCCGATGAACGAGGCGAGCAGGCCCGAGAAAATGGAGATGCCGAAGGCGATGGAATACGTGTTCGAGCCGGTGATCCGCACGATGAGCAGGGCGAGCCGCTTGTCGAGCTTCTGCTTGACCAGGGCCACGGCGAGCATGAGGGAGCCCATGATGAACAGGACCGAGTCCTTCATCAGGGACTTGGCTACCAGCGAGGAGTCCAGGTCGAGGAGGAAGACCTGGCCCAGGACGATGAGCAGGGCCACGGCGGGCAGGGGGATGGGCTCGGTGATGAACAGGATGGTTGCCCCCACGGTCATGACCAGCACGCGCCACCCCTCCGGCGTGACCCCTTCGGGGGCGGGCAGGAGCAACATGACGGCCTGTATTGCCAAGGAGAGGAAAAACCAGCGTTTTTCTCGAAGATAATGAATCACGATGGGGACAGTATACACGGCCGGGTAGGGGGGGGCCAGTCCAAAGCGCGGGGGCGGGACAGGTTTCGCCGGGATTTGCAACTGGCCGAGTATCGGGTATTGTGATGGAGCGCGGAAAGCCCCGCATCCCAACCGCAACCAAGGAGATTGCCCTTGAGACGCACCCTGTCCGCCCTGTGCCGCAATGAACCCGGCGTCCTGGCCATGATGGCCCGGGAGTGCGGCAAATATGACGCCAACATTCTTTCTCTGGCCGCCGGGGAGACCGAAAATCCCCAGGTGTCCCGCATCGTGCTCTGCGTGGAGGGCGACGACGAGGCCATCGACAAGGTCGGCCGCTACCTGGAGTCCCTGGATGTGGTCATTCAGTTGGACGACCTTTCCCGCAAGGATTTCGTGGACCGCGAACTGGTCATGATAAAGGTGGCCATGGACCCGGCCCGGACCGGCCAGCTTATGCAGGTCTTCGAGGTCTTCCGGGCCCACGTGGTGGGCATGGGGCGGGAGACCGTCACCGTGGAGATGTCCGGGGATCAGAACCGCGTGGAAGGGCTTATCAGGATGGTCGCGCCCTACGGGATCAAGTCCCTGTGCCGGTCCGGCATGATCGCCCTCAAGCGCGGGGACGAGTAGGTGCCCGGTTTCAGCCCCATAACCTGTTTGAGCGAATTGGTGCGGGCCGCCCTGGACATCTGCCGTTCCGGGGATATGCCCAGGGTCGCCATTGCCCGCCCCGCCGAGGGGTTCGTACTCCGGGCGGCGCTGGAGGCGTACGGGCGCGGACTGGCCGAGCCTATTCTCGTGGGCGACATGGAGGAGACGGAGCGTGTCGCCGGGGAGCGCGGGCTCGATATCTCCCCGTTCCGGAAGGTCCGCGCCGCCGATCCCGCCGACGCCGCGGCCGAGGCTGTCCGGCTTTTCCGCGAAGGCGAGGCGCAGCTTATCATGAAGGGCCTCGTGCCCACGGCCACCCTGCTCAAGGCCATCCTCGACAGGCGGACCGGGGTGGCCTACGGCGAACGCATTCTGAGCCATGTGTCGGTCTTCGAGTCCCCTGTGGACGGGCGGCTTATGCTCATGACCGATCCCGGCGTGAATATCGCTCCCTCCTTGCAACGCAAGGTGGACATCCTCAAGAACGCGTTGGAAGTGGCCCGGATGCTCGGCATGAAGGCACCTCGCGCGGCTATCCTCGCGGCCACGGAGAAGATCAACTATCCGGCCATGCCCGCCACTCTGGACGGCGACATCCTGACCAAGATGGGCCGCCAGGGGATGTTTGGCGACGCACAGGTGCTCGGACCTCTCTCCCTTGATCTGGCCGTGTCCAGCGATGTCGCGGCCACCAAGGGGTTCGAAAGTCCCGTGGCCGGAAACGCGGATATTCTCGTCACCCCGAACATCGAGGCGGGCAACGTCCTGTACAAGTCCCTTTCCACGCTGTGCGGCTGCACCATGGCCGCCGTGGTGGTGGGCAGCCGGGTCCCGGTGGTGGTCCCGTCCAGGGGGGATTCGGACGCGAGCAAATTTCATTCGATCGCCCTGGCCTCGGTCCTGGCGCACAGGAGCCGCGTATGAGCATTCTCGTCATCAATCCCGGCTCCACGTCCACGAAGGTGGCCCTGTTCAAGGGCGGCGACATCCTGGCCGCCGAGGAGCTGCAACACTCGCGCGCGGACCTGGCGGGCTTTGCGCGGGTCGCGGATCAATTCGACTTTCGGATGCGCGTCGTGGCCGAGTTCCTGGGCAAGACCGGCACAGACCCGAAGCGCATTCGCGCGGTGGCCGCGCGCGGCGGTCTGCTCCGTCCGCTGGAGGGCGGCGTGTACGCGGTGTCGGACGACATGGCTGTTCATCTGCATGAGGCTCGGTACGGCGAGCACGCGTGCAATCTGGGCGGGCTCCTGGCCTTGGCCCTGGCGCGGCAATGGGGCGTGCCCGCCTACGTGGTGGACCCGGTGGTCACGGACGAGATGATGGACCGGGCCAGGTTGACCGGGCTGCCGGGGCTGGAGCGGCGGAGCATCTTCCATGCATTGAACCAGCGCGGAGTGGCCCGCATCGTGGCCGAACGGCTGGGCGTGGAGTACGAGACCTCGAATTTCATCGTCTGCCACATGGGCGGCGGCGTCTCCATCGGCGCGCACCGCCGGGGCCGGGTGGTGGACGTCATCAACGCCCTGGACGGCGAGGGGCCGTTCACGCCCGAGCGCACCGGGGGACTGCCTCTGGTGCCGGTTCTGGACATGCTCCACCGTGGGGAGCGCGCTCACGACGAGTTGCGCCAAACCATTCTCAGCCGGGGCGGCCTGACCGCCCATCTCGGCACCAACGACCCGCGCGAAGTCCTGGCCCGCATGGAGCGGGGCGACGAGCGCGCCGGACTGGTCTTCCGGGCCATGACCTACGGCATCGCCCGGTACATCGTCTCCATGGCTCCCGCCCTGGTCGACGGGGGGGGTGGTCTCGACCTGGCCGCCGTGGTCCTGACCGGCGGTCTCTCCCGAAGCCGTCCCCTGGTGGAGGAGCTGTCCCGCCAGACGGGTTTCCTCGCTCCGGTGGAGGTGGTCCCGGGCGAGGTGGAGATGTTCGCCCTTGCCGAGGGAGCCGCGCGAGCGCTCTGCGGTGTCGAGCCGGTCCGGACCTATCGAAACGATAGTCGCGTCCCTTTGTAATCCGCAGGAACTCCCGGCCTTCGTTCATCCCGGTGTTCCAATGCGTTCCGGCAACCCCGCCGGTTGGGCTCTCGGTTTGAAAACGGTCCGTGGGGTATGCCGAAACCCTGACGAGACGGCACATTTGTTCAGGCCTGTTCACAATACGCGTGCGATAGCGTATAAGAGAGAGGAGTATGGTGCGCCCAGCTCCGGGAGGGTGCTGCCGTGAACAGGAAGAGTATTGACGAACTGAAGGCGGGCATGGTCCTGGCCTCAGACCTGGTCGCCGGGGACGGCAGGCTGCTCCTCAGGGGCGGCGTCAAACTGGCGGACCGTCACATAGGGCTGCTCCGGCGCGCGGGCGTGGAGGAGGCCGAAGTTATTCCCGCGCCTTCCGTCCTGTCCGAGGCCGAACTTCTGGCCGTGGAGGATTATGTCCGTGAATTTTTCCTCTACGTGAACCCGGATCACCCGGCGGTCGCGGCCATGTTTCGCATCGCCCTGGACCTGACCGCCGTGGCCGTGGCCGAAGGGCGGCGGCTACCGGACCCGGCCGAGCGCAGGGCCGCAAACTTGGAGCATCTGGAGGATATCTTCGTCAGGGGGCTGATCTCGCCCGAGGCCATCGTGCGGCATGAGACCGAACTGGCCGGATTCCCGGACATATTCTTTCGCATCAAGGAGATTCTTGAGGACGAATCCGCTTCTGCCGACCGCATCGCCAAGGTGGTCAGCACCGATCTCAGCCTGTCCGCCAAGCTCCTGAAGCTCGTCAACTCGCCCCTTTACGGTTTTTCCCGGGGCATCGACTCCATCAGCCGGGCCGTGACCCTGGTGGGCGGGAAGGAATTGTCCACCCTGGCCCTGGGCGTCTCGGCCATCAACTATTTCAAGGATATTCCGCCGGAGCTCGTGGACATGCAGACCTTCTGGCGGCATTCCATCACCTGCGGCGTTTTCGCCCGGCTGCTCGCCGGGACGCAGAGCGGCCTTTCCCCGGAGCGGTTCTTCATCGGCGGCCTGTTACACGATGTGGGCCGTCTCATCCTGTTCAAGAAGCTGCCTTACGCGGCCACCGAAGCCATGCTTTTCGCCCGCGAGAACTGCCTTCCCCTCGTGGAGGCCGAGCTGTCGGTTCTGGGGCTGCGTCATACCGACATCGGCAAGCCTCTGCTGGAGTCCTGGCACTTCCCCGAAGGCCTCGCCGCCATGATCGACTATCACCATGACCCCATGGGGTATCCCAACCCGCTCGAACCGGCCATCATCCATGTGGCCGACAATCTGTCCAACGCTGTGGAGATAGCCCGGGGCGGCATGTACGTCATGCCCGGGCTGGACGAGGAAGCCTGGGACATCCTTGGTCTCGACCCGGAAGCCCTTTACGAGGCCATGGAGCGGTACTCGACGCAGATCGACGCCGTTCTGGACGCGTTTCTCTAGCCATCCGGCCGAACCGGGGTCCCGGTCAACCTTGCCTTTAGCCCAGCCGACGGGCGAATTCCGAGACGATGATGGCCCCTGCCTGGGCAACGTTCAGCGAGTCGAATTCCCTGAGAAAGGGGATATGGAGGCTGTGGTTCGCGAATTTGGCCACGCCGGGGCGGATGCCTTTTTCCTCGTTGCCGAGGATGAGCACGGCCGGAGTGCGCAGTTCCGCGCTGTAGACGTTGTCGGAGTCGGAAGTCATGCGTGCGCAGTAGAGGGTGAAGTCGTAGTTGACGCAGTCCTTCATGGCGTTGGCCATGTTGCCGACCTTGGCCACGGGGAGCTTGTTCAGGGCGCCGGCGGAAGAACGCACGGCCCCGGCGCCGAGATAGGCGCCGTGATGCTGGCAGACGATGAGCCCGGCTCCGCCGAGCGCGTGGACGGTGCGGGCGAGCACGCCGACGTTGCCGGTGTCCTGGACTTGGTCCAGGGCCACGATGAGGGGCAGCGGGGCGTCGGGAGCCTGTTCGAGGAGCCGCTCCAGCGGGGTGTACTCCAGGGCCGCGCACCGGGCGGCCACACCCTGGTGGTTGCCGCGGTACATGTAGTCCAGCTCCTTGGCCGAGACAGACTTGAAGGGCACCTGGGCGGTTCGGCAGAGGTCGAAAATTTCTTCCATGGCCTTGTCGCGCCGCCCTTTTCGGAAGGCCACGAAGTCCACTCTTTGTGGAGAATCCAGCAGAAGCTCCTTGACCGGCTTGTTGCCAACTATGTAGATTTTCGAATCCTTTTTATCCCGGCCATGATCTTGCATTATCGATTCCTTGTGATAGACACGGCAAAAAGTTGCACATGGTTGCCTTTGGCAAGGGGGTCTAGTAGGCGTTTATCGCTCCTATTGCAATCTATGGCAAGCTGGGCTAGCTGGAAGTCTCGGACATCCGGCGTTCAAGATTTTTTCTAGACTTTTCAAAACCGGACTTATCTGGTAATGGTGTGCCGAACTCGGAGGATCGCTTGAGAGTTTTCAACTGTGCATATTTACTCGCGATGGGGCTGCTTATCGCGAGCCTGGCCGCGGGTTGTTCCACCAAGACGACCCCTGAGGCGGCCCCGCCCGTGGAGGAACAGGTGGCGGAGAACCTCGTGCCCGATGACGCCGAGGCTCTCGAACCCGAAATCGAGGCCACTCCCGAAGTGGCTCCCGACGAGGACCTGACCCAGACCGAGCAGGCCGTGCTCAATCAGCGTTTCGGCCTGCTGTTCGATCTTGAGCCCCACGAGAACGATGAAGTCGAACTCTTCTTCACCTACTACAACCACAAGGCGCGCAAGACCATGGAGCGTTGGCTGAAACGCTCCCAGCCCTATCTGCCCTATGTGCGTCGGGTCTTCACCCAGTACGGTCTGCCCCAGGACCTTGTCCTGCTGCCGTTCGTGGAATCCGGCTACAACGTTCGGGCCTACTCCTGGGCCGGTGCGGGCGGAATGTGGCAGTTCATGCGCGGCACGGGCCGCTTGTACGGCCTCAAGGCCGACTGGTGGATCGATGAGCGCCGCGACCCCTACAAGGCCACCGACGCCGCGGCCCGCCATCTCAGGGACCTGCACGACAAGTTCGGCGACTGGTACCTGGCCCTGGCCGCCTACAACGCGGGCGAAGGCAAGATATCGCGTGCCCTGAAACAGGCCAAATGCGACGACTTCTTCGAGTTGACCGAGAAGAACCGCAAGCTTTCCCGGCGCAATCGCCTGAAACGAGAGACCCGGCACTACGTGCCCAAGTTCATCGCCATTTCCAAGATTTTCCAGAACCTGGATACCCTCGGCTTCGAGCCCGTGTCCTGGGACATGGAGATTGAGATCGTCCCGGTCAAGGTGCCCGGCGGCACCGACCTGCTCGCTCTGGCCCGCGCCGGCGGCATGACCTGGAAGGAATTCCACGACATGAACCCGGCTTTCCGCCGCCAGGTCAGTCCGCCGCACATGGAGGCCACCGCATACCTGCCCTCGGACAAAGCCGACAAGATGATCGCCTATCTGTCCGAGCCGGGCGCCCAGCCCTATGCGGGCTACATCCGCTACCGCGTGCGCTCCGGCGACTCCTGGTGGGTCATCTCCCGCCGCTACGGCGTGCCCATCAACGTGCTCAAGAGCGTGAACAACACCCGCTCCAACATACTGCGTCCCGGGCAGCACGTCATGGTGCCGGGCCACGGCTCCAAGCGGACCGTGACCGCGTCCGCTTCCTCGTCCACGGCCAAGACCCGCGCCATCGCCGCCAAACGCGGCAATTACGTGGTCCGCTCCGGCGACAACCTGTGGTCCATCGCCCGGTCATTCAATACCACCGTGGCCACCCTGAAGCGTTCCAACGGACTGCGTTCCAACCGCCTCAAGGTCGGCCAGAAGCTCTACATCCCCAACAGCTCCAGCGCGGCCACCAAGCAGGCCGTCAAGGACGCCGGAAAGGTCAAGACCGAGCTGGTCCACTACAAGGTGCGCAGGGGAGACAATCTCTATTCCATCTCCCGCAAGTTCGGCGTCAAGGTCTCCGACCTCTGCCATTGGAACTCCATCAGCGCCAAGACCACCATCTACGCGGGCCAGAAACTCAAGGTCTACGTCCAGTAATCGCGACACCCGATGGAAACCCCCTGCCGGCTTATGCCGACAGGGGGTTTTTTGTGCCTCCGGCTCTTGGCCGCACGGTCCTTCCCGGATCGATTGCGCTGTCCCCGGGACGTGGAGGTGACGGAAGGGGGTGGTCTGCGAGCGGAGGGCTTGATTCTGGAAAAAGGGCGGCGGAATGGCGGCCGTACGTATCGGGTTGTCGCGCCGTAACCGGACAGGGGCGAGCCGTCCTTTTCGGGCGCGTGCCCTTGGGGCGTGGGGGAAAGACCGAAGGGGCCGTTCCGTCGGCACGGGGCGGGCGAAAAGCGGGTGCGCCCTCTCGGGAAGGCGTCCGTCTAGGCTGATTAGATGATTTCGGCCCCGCTGAGGACCGCGACGAATCGTTTGAAAACGTTCATGTCGACGTTTTCGCGCATTTCGTTTCGGATGAGGGAGAGGGCTTCGTAGGGCTGCATGGCTTCGGCGTAGGGGCGGTCGGTGGTCAGGGCGTCGTAGATATCGGAAAGGGAGATGATGCGGACCGGCGTGGGCACGTTGTCGCCCTTTATTCCCGCCGGGTAGCCCGACCCGTCCAGGGCCTCATGGTGGAACAGGATGCAGTTGATCGTGTTCTGGGTCATGGGCAGGTGCGCGCACATGGATACGCCATGCACCGGGTGCTCCTTGATGATCTCCCGCTCCGCCGTTGTCAGGGGGCCCCGCTTGTTCAGGATTCGTTTGGGAATCTTGGCTTTGCCCACGTCGTGCAGCAACGCGCCCAGCCCGTATTCGAAGACCTCGCTCTCGGTCATGTTGTAGGTCTGGAACAGGGCCACGGAATACACGAACACGTGCATACAGTGGGTGTAGGTCTTGTAGTCGTGGGAGATGAACGGGGCTACGGCGGACAGCGAGTCGTCCTTGGCCAGGAACTTGATGGAGTTGCGCACGATGTCCGTGATGCGGTCGAAGTGCCTGGCCCGCAGGGCGCTCGGCAGCTTGCGGTCGAACACGTCCTGGAGCACCACGGTCGTGGCTTCGAAGAAAATCCTTGAACGCGCTTCGATGGGCAGGGTTTCGTCCAGCAGTATCCGGCCGAGGTTGCGCTCGATGTACTTTTCGTACTCGTCGCGTTCAGAGCCCTGGACGTATACTTCCTTGACGCCGTTTTTGTGCAGTGTCAGGCGGTGACGGGTGGTGAATCGCTGGCCGGAAGAGGTGTAAAGAACGAAGTCCCCACCTTGCCACAGGTAGACTGAGAAGTTCCCCAAAGCCTCCGGAAAGAGCATCACCGGGGATACGGGAAAGTAGGATACCGGCCGAGCGGCACGTGGATTCGTATCCATTCCCGGATTCATATATTAATCATCCGGCAAATGCTAGCAAAAATCAGGAGATTGTCTAGAAGACAGGGGGCGATTTGTGCGAGGGACGACGCTCCGTTCTGTCACATTCGCCATAAAACGGCGAAACAGAAAAGAATTCATGGGGTTCTTGTGGAAAACTGTGGAAGAAGATACGATGGTCTAGATCTGTCAATTTCAGGAGACCGACCCATGAAAAAATACCTGTTTGCCTGTCTGTTTTGCCTCCTCGCTTCGACGGTCTGGGCCGGAACGCCCCTCCGTTTCGTCGTCGACGCGGATTTCGCGCCCTATTCCATGGTCGTTGACGGCTCGCCTTCGGGCATCGACGTGGACGTGCTCAACGAGGCCGCGCGCCGGGCCGGGATCAACATCGAGATTCGCACGACACCCTTGAAGACCGTCCTTGAAATGGTGGGAGACGGCAGTTGCGACGGGGCCGCGGCCCTGTTCCGAAGCCCGGAGCGCGAGAGGTACGCCCTGTTCCTCGACGGCGTTCCGATCCATTTCAGCGACTATGTGCTTTTCGCCAAGGTGGGCAACCGATTCGTGTTCGATTCGTACGACGATCTGGCAGGCAAGGTCATCGGCGTGGCCGCCGGGCTGGATCTTGGCCCGGAATTCGCCGAGGCCCGGGCAAAGGGCGACATGATCGTCAAGGAGTATCCTGACCTGCGGGGCATCCTCGCGGGACTGCTCGGCGGCGAAATCGACGCCTTTGCAGGCAATATCGATGTGACCTACTACCGCCTCAAGGACATGGGGCTGACCAGCTCCGTGGTCTATCTTCCCAAGAAGCTTCAGGCGGAAAAGCCCGCCTATATCGTCCTCTCCCGCGCCTCGGGTCTTGAGGACAAGGATAAGGTGGCCCGGGCATTGGAGGAAGCGCTCGCCAAAATGCACAAGGACGGCTCCTACAACACCATCGCCCACCGCTATTTGTTGCGCTTCTAGCTCGGGCAGCGGCGGTCTCGTTCGGCGTCGGACAATAGCGCGGGAATTCTCCCGCGCTTTTTCTTTTCCCTTTTGAAAATGGTGCGCGACCGAAAGCCCGGGCGCGGAGCCTGGGACGTGGCGGCGGTTGCCGTCCGGTTTTCTGGGCCGGGGAGTTTCGGTCGTCCGACCTACAGGTCGACCAGCAGAACGTCCCTTTCGGCTATGGGCGTGCCCAGAAAGCGGGAGCCGGTCCGGGCGAAGCGCGCGGCGTCGTCGGTGGTCAGGTAGGTGGTTCCGCCACAGCCGTTTTCGGGCCGGGCAAGGCCGAGGCGGCCGAGTTCCGTATAGACGGTTTCAGCGGTGGTGGCCGCGGAGTCCACGATGGTGGTCCGGTCCGGGACCACGCTGCGGATGGCGGCGGCGAGAAGGGGGAAGTGCGTGCAGCCGAGAACGAGCGTGTCGGGGATGACGGGACGCTCTGTGCCGGACGCGGGCTTGAAGATCGGGTCGAGGTAACGGGTTGCCACGGCCTCGGGCACCTGCCCTTCGGTCCACCCCTCTTCGGCCAGGGCCACGAACAGGGGGCAGGCGTGGCCGATAATGCGGGCTTCCGGGCGGATGGCGTGGATGGCGCGCTGATAGGCCCCGCCAGCGATAGTGGATTCCGTGGCGATAACGGCGACGGCCTGGTTGGCCGTGGCGGCGCAGGCGGCGCGCGCACCGGGTTCGACCACGCCGAT from Pseudodesulfovibrio thermohalotolerans includes the following:
- a CDS encoding TrmH family RNA methyltransferase translates to MQDHGRDKKDSKIYIVGNKPVKELLLDSPQRVDFVAFRKGRRDKAMEEIFDLCRTAQVPFKSVSAKELDYMYRGNHQGVAARCAALEYTPLERLLEQAPDAPLPLIVALDQVQDTGNVGVLARTVHALGGAGLIVCQHHGAYLGAGAVRSSAGALNKLPVAKVGNMANAMKDCVNYDFTLYCARMTSDSDNVYSAELRTPAVLILGNEEKGIRPGVAKFANHSLHIPFLREFDSLNVAQAGAIIVSEFARRLG
- the buk gene encoding butyrate kinase, with the protein product MSILVINPGSTSTKVALFKGGDILAAEELQHSRADLAGFARVADQFDFRMRVVAEFLGKTGTDPKRIRAVAARGGLLRPLEGGVYAVSDDMAVHLHEARYGEHACNLGGLLALALARQWGVPAYVVDPVVTDEMMDRARLTGLPGLERRSIFHALNQRGVARIVAERLGVEYETSNFIVCHMGGGVSIGAHRRGRVVDVINALDGEGPFTPERTGGLPLVPVLDMLHRGERAHDELRQTILSRGGLTAHLGTNDPREVLARMERGDERAGLVFRAMTYGIARYIVSMAPALVDGGGGLDLAAVVLTGGLSRSRPLVEELSRQTGFLAPVEVVPGEVEMFALAEGAARALCGVEPVRTYRNDSRVPL
- the murI gene encoding glutamate racemase, giving the protein MQNKAKLPIGVFDSGVGGLTVLKALRERMPCEDVLYLGDTARLPYGTKSPQTVARYGVQCGAELTRRGIKLLVVACNTASAVALDALREANPGVPVIGVVEPGARAACAATANQAVAVIATESTIAGGAYQRAIHAIRPEARIIGHACPLFVALAEEGWTEGQVPEAVATRYLDPIFKPASGTERPVIPDTLVLGCTHFPLLAAAIRSVVPDRTTIVDSAATTAETVYTELGRLGLARPENGCGGTTYLTTDDAARFARTGSRFLGTPIAERDVLLVDL
- a CDS encoding bifunctional enoyl-CoA hydratase/phosphate acetyltransferase is translated as MPGFSPITCLSELVRAALDICRSGDMPRVAIARPAEGFVLRAALEAYGRGLAEPILVGDMEETERVAGERGLDISPFRKVRAADPADAAAEAVRLFREGEAQLIMKGLVPTATLLKAILDRRTGVAYGERILSHVSVFESPVDGRLMLMTDPGVNIAPSLQRKVDILKNALEVARMLGMKAPRAAILAATEKINYPAMPATLDGDILTKMGRQGMFGDAQVLGPLSLDLAVSSDVAATKGFESPVAGNADILVTPNIEAGNVLYKSLSTLCGCTMAAVVVGSRVPVVVPSRGDSDASKFHSIALASVLAHRSRV
- a CDS encoding substrate-binding periplasmic protein, which encodes MKKYLFACLFCLLASTVWAGTPLRFVVDADFAPYSMVVDGSPSGIDVDVLNEAARRAGINIEIRTTPLKTVLEMVGDGSCDGAAALFRSPERERYALFLDGVPIHFSDYVLFAKVGNRFVFDSYDDLAGKVIGVAAGLDLGPEFAEARAKGDMIVKEYPDLRGILAGLLGGEIDAFAGNIDVTYYRLKDMGLTSSVVYLPKKLQAEKPAYIVLSRASGLEDKDKVARALEEALAKMHKDGSYNTIAHRYLLRF
- a CDS encoding HDOD domain-containing protein codes for the protein MNRKSIDELKAGMVLASDLVAGDGRLLLRGGVKLADRHIGLLRRAGVEEAEVIPAPSVLSEAELLAVEDYVREFFLYVNPDHPAVAAMFRIALDLTAVAVAEGRRLPDPAERRAANLEHLEDIFVRGLISPEAIVRHETELAGFPDIFFRIKEILEDESASADRIAKVVSTDLSLSAKLLKLVNSPLYGFSRGIDSISRAVTLVGGKELSTLALGVSAINYFKDIPPELVDMQTFWRHSITCGVFARLLAGTQSGLSPERFFIGGLLHDVGRLILFKKLPYAATEAMLFARENCLPLVEAELSVLGLRHTDIGKPLLESWHFPEGLAAMIDYHHDPMGYPNPLEPAIIHVADNLSNAVEIARGGMYVMPGLDEEAWDILGLDPEALYEAMERYSTQIDAVLDAFL
- a CDS encoding SLC13 family permease, which gives rise to MAIQAVMLLLPAPEGVTPEGWRVLVMTVGATILFITEPIPLPAVALLIVLGQVFLLDLDSSLVAKSLMKDSVLFIMGSLMLAVALVKQKLDKRLALLIVRITGSNTYSIAFGISIFSGLLASFIGEHTVAAMMLPVALSLIQLATDDRDKQRALAVLFLFSISYACAMAGIGTPSGGARNAIMIDYLRDFFYAPDDPATYRYSVSYLQWMIYAYPIFLIQLPLMHFILRRTFKTDIRDLGPAVAQLKEQVGSEGALKGRHYVAILLFILTLVGWVGFSSRFGMGTIAILGAVLFLVTGLVRWQDLNSGVNWGVVLLYAAAISLGVQMRDTGAAAWVADLFMEALAPFGLDSGLGLLAAVMLLTTFITNTMSNGAAVAVLGPIVLTIAIGTETNPLAVGMVTAISSAFAYFTVIGTPASTIVYSSGYLRPSDFMKVGWRIALMSFIVLLAASKLYWPLIGL
- a CDS encoding HD-GYP domain-containing protein; translation: MDTNPRAARPVSYFPVSPVMLFPEALGNFSVYLWQGGDFVLYTSSGQRFTTRHRLTLHKNGVKEVYVQGSERDEYEKYIERNLGRILLDETLPIEARSRIFFEATTVVLQDVFDRKLPSALRARHFDRITDIVRNSIKFLAKDDSLSAVAPFISHDYKTYTHCMHVFVYSVALFQTYNMTESEVFEYGLGALLHDVGKAKIPKRILNKRGPLTTAEREIIKEHPVHGVSMCAHLPMTQNTINCILFHHEALDGSGYPAGIKGDNVPTPVRIISLSDIYDALTTDRPYAEAMQPYEALSLIRNEMRENVDMNVFKRFVAVLSGAEII
- a CDS encoding lytic transglycosylase domain-containing protein gives rise to the protein MGLLIASLAAGCSTKTTPEAAPPVEEQVAENLVPDDAEALEPEIEATPEVAPDEDLTQTEQAVLNQRFGLLFDLEPHENDEVELFFTYYNHKARKTMERWLKRSQPYLPYVRRVFTQYGLPQDLVLLPFVESGYNVRAYSWAGAGGMWQFMRGTGRLYGLKADWWIDERRDPYKATDAAARHLRDLHDKFGDWYLALAAYNAGEGKISRALKQAKCDDFFELTEKNRKLSRRNRLKRETRHYVPKFIAISKIFQNLDTLGFEPVSWDMEIEIVPVKVPGGTDLLALARAGGMTWKEFHDMNPAFRRQVSPPHMEATAYLPSDKADKMIAYLSEPGAQPYAGYIRYRVRSGDSWWVISRRYGVPINVLKSVNNTRSNILRPGQHVMVPGHGSKRTVTASASSSTAKTRAIAAKRGNYVVRSGDNLWSIARSFNTTVATLKRSNGLRSNRLKVGQKLYIPNSSSAATKQAVKDAGKVKTELVHYKVRRGDNLYSISRKFGVKVSDLCHWNSISAKTTIYAGQKLKVYVQ
- the ilvN gene encoding acetolactate synthase small subunit — protein: MRRTLSALCRNEPGVLAMMARECGKYDANILSLAAGETENPQVSRIVLCVEGDDEAIDKVGRYLESLDVVIQLDDLSRKDFVDRELVMIKVAMDPARTGQLMQVFEVFRAHVVGMGRETVTVEMSGDQNRVEGLIRMVAPYGIKSLCRSGMIALKRGDE